The following DNA comes from Flavobacterium sp. N3904.
TTTTTATCATTTAGATTATACACTCTTTATAAAGCTTTCGGACACATAACAAGCATCTGGATTCTGCTTATCATGTATTCTCAGCACCTTATCCAGCATCGTATCGTTTTTGCCAAATTCAATCACCGCATCAACAAAAACTCTCAAAGGCTCGGATATGTCGTCGCAACGATAGCGCGGATTTGCAATCCGTGCCCAGAAAGTAAAGCCACACAGCTTATCATTAAAATAAAAATAAAAACGACAACCCTCAAAAAGTTGTAGTTTTTCCATTATGAAAATCGTCATTTCTCAACTAAAATTGTATTTTTGAGGCAAAACCATTTCATGAAAAAGACGAGTCTCCTAATTCCTATGTTCAAACAGTTTATAAAAGAAACCGAAACAGGGAAACGGCTCAAAAAAAACGGTGAAAAGATAAAGCCGGGTTCCATACAGAACTACTATTATGTAATGAACAATCTGATTCAATTTTCTAGCGATGCCAAATTTGAATTACGCATTTGCGATGCTTCCAAACTGGACAAACGCGAACTCCAATCTGAAAAAAGTTATTGGAAAAAATTCTATCAAAAATTTACGGAATTCTTATATAAAAAAGGATGTCATGACAATTATGTTGGAGCAAATATCAAAGTGATTCGGGTGTTTTTTAACTATTTAAAAAACGACAAAGACCTCTTTACAGGTGATTTTCAGCGATTGTTTTATGTCCGCAAAGAAGAAATAGAGATTTTTGTACTTTCCCCTGAGCAACTCAAGTTCCTAATTCACGATAAAGAGTTTGAAGCTTCACTGATACCCAGCCACAGACGCATAAAGGATATTTTTGTTTTTGGCTGTACCACGGGATTACGTTATTCTGATATTTTTTTGCTGACCAATAAAAATTTTGAACAAATGGAAGGCGAATGGTACTTGAAACTCAAATCCAAAAAAACAAAAACATTCAGTTTTATCAAGCTCTCTGCCTATGCAGTTGCCATTTTCCTTCGGTATCAATCTCAGAGCAATAAGGCAACTCTTTTTGGCAATACCAGTTTGTTCAATTTTAACAAAAGTCTAAAACAAATAGGTGAACAGGCAGGTTATACCACTCCTATTGAAGTTTCTCGAGAGAAACAGGGAAAAACACAGCGCCTTACCAAAAAGACAGACACCTCCAAAAACCGGTTTTGTGACAAAATGAGTTCTCACATGATGCGTAGAACCGCTATAACGACCTTATTAATTTTGGGAATGCCAGAGCATCTTGTTCGTAAAATAAGCGGACACAGTAGCGCCAGCACTTCTTTTAATCGATACGTACATTACGCGCAAGCTTACATGGATAAAGAAATCGAAAAAGTACACAGTAAGTTGGAGAGTTATTAAATAAAAAAACTACAACCCGAAAATGAATTCGAGTTGTAGTTTTTTGTTTTTTAGATTAGCTGTGTGGCTTTACTGTGTGGGCACGGATTGCAAATCCGCGCTATCGTTGCGACGACAGATCCGCACCATCCTAGAGATTTACAAAGTAGTTTTTTAATCGCATTTTCTATGATCTGGTAAATCAAAATTTAAAATCATTGAATCTTTATCAAATCTTAAGCTTAAATATTGTTCATAACCATCAAATTTTGCTTTAAAGTAAAGAGCAACTAATTTACTATTGACAAGTTTTACTCCTGTAAAAATAATATCACAAACCTCCATAAACTCAATACTTCCTTTTTTATTTTTTACAAGATCTTGCACATAGATTTTCTTTTGTAGTTTATTAACAGACGTAAGTGTTTTGAACTTAAATTTATCTGAAAAATAAATCTTCTGTATGTATTTACTTTTTTTTATGAAAACATAAGTACTATCTATTTTATAGTCAACTGTATCGCCTACGAATTCTTCAGGTAAAGTATGATATCTTATTTTCTTGTCCTTTTTTATAATATCAAATACACTCCTTGAACAATAATCTTCACCTCCAATGTTTACACGATCTATTTGACCTTGCATAAAAAATGGAAATAATAAAAAAAACATTAAATTCTTAAGGCTTTTTAGCCTGAACTGGTTTTGCAACACTTCTTTCTTTTTCATACTCTCTTTGTTCAAGTTCTACTTCGACTGGAGCTTTCTTACCGTGCTCTTCAATCTGCATTGCTTTTGCTTTTTCAACAGCATCTCCAAATCTTATCATTTCATTATTAGAATAAGCTTTTATACTTTTCAAATCATCGTATAAATCAGGTGTTTCAACCTTTTGCACTTGAGAAGGATCAACAATTCCATAACATCCGAAAGTCCCTCCCAATATCGGTTTACCATCTGGTGTTTCATACCAGCCACTAACATGAAATTTGCAATACTTTGCGAAATCACCTTTTCTTGTTGCTTCAGGACCTAAATCACTCATA
Coding sequences within:
- a CDS encoding tyrosine-type recombinase/integrase — protein: MKKTSLLIPMFKQFIKETETGKRLKKNGEKIKPGSIQNYYYVMNNLIQFSSDAKFELRICDASKLDKRELQSEKSYWKKFYQKFTEFLYKKGCHDNYVGANIKVIRVFFNYLKNDKDLFTGDFQRLFYVRKEEIEIFVLSPEQLKFLIHDKEFEASLIPSHRRIKDIFVFGCTTGLRYSDIFLLTNKNFEQMEGEWYLKLKSKKTKTFSFIKLSAYAVAIFLRYQSQSNKATLFGNTSLFNFNKSLKQIGEQAGYTTPIEVSREKQGKTQRLTKKTDTSKNRFCDKMSSHMMRRTAITTLLILGMPEHLVRKISGHSSASTSFNRYVHYAQAYMDKEIEKVHSKLESY